A window from Mycobacterium saskatchewanense encodes these proteins:
- a CDS encoding MmpS family transport accessory protein, which yields MLGILKRAWIPLVIVAVAAVGGFVAYRLQGVFGSHRVAEVGPVEQIVPINVKRVVYEVTGPPGTAGVVNYLDENAQPQRASFTTLPWSYTVTTTMPGMFANVVAQGDSNMLGCRILVNGVVRDQQSVARFDAQVFCLDKAA from the coding sequence TTGCTGGGCATTCTCAAGCGGGCGTGGATTCCGCTGGTGATCGTCGCGGTTGCGGCCGTCGGGGGCTTCGTGGCTTACCGATTGCAGGGTGTGTTCGGCTCGCACCGAGTCGCGGAGGTGGGCCCGGTCGAGCAGATTGTGCCGATCAACGTCAAGCGCGTGGTTTACGAGGTTACCGGGCCCCCGGGCACGGCGGGTGTGGTCAATTACCTGGACGAGAACGCTCAGCCTCAGCGCGCAAGTTTCACCACCTTGCCGTGGTCATACACCGTGACCACGACCATGCCGGGAATGTTCGCCAACGTGGTGGCACAAGGGGACAGCAACATGCTCGGTTGCCGGATTCTGGTCAACGGTGTGGTGCGCGACCAGCAGTCCGTAGCCCGTTTCGACGCACAGGTTTTCTGCTTGGATAAAGCCGCATGA
- a CDS encoding helix-turn-helix transcriptional regulator encodes MTKTLGEFLRARREAITPNQQRHGDLARRRRTPELRREEVAVRGISADYYARLEQGRENHPSARILDALVIALGLSPSEATYLYDLATPRHRWRQKASSQQNPAEYLLLIMQAWTLGPAYIVNRRCDVLAENPQASELFSQFTITGNVLRLLFLDPEAKTLWVNWESYVKTAIATVHRTAGIDIDQPDITDIVLELSKKSSDFVQMWNSHDVNVSDGKVKQLRHRDFGELELDYELLSVASAPGQFLVIHRSIKNGSFFSMAASPNTVDK; translated from the coding sequence GTGACCAAGACACTGGGAGAATTTCTTCGGGCGCGCCGCGAGGCGATCACACCCAACCAGCAGCGCCACGGCGATCTTGCGAGACGGCGGCGCACCCCTGAGCTGCGCCGCGAGGAGGTGGCCGTGCGGGGCATCAGTGCCGACTACTACGCGCGGTTGGAACAAGGACGAGAAAACCACCCGTCCGCGCGGATATTGGACGCCTTGGTGATCGCGCTCGGCCTGTCTCCCAGTGAGGCGACCTATCTGTATGACCTCGCGACCCCGCGACACCGCTGGCGGCAGAAGGCCAGTTCGCAGCAAAACCCGGCTGAGTATTTGCTTCTCATCATGCAAGCCTGGACACTCGGTCCGGCCTACATAGTCAACCGCCGGTGCGATGTGCTGGCCGAAAACCCGCAAGCCTCAGAGCTCTTCTCCCAATTCACGATCACAGGGAACGTTTTGCGCTTACTGTTCCTGGATCCCGAGGCGAAAACCCTCTGGGTGAACTGGGAATCATACGTCAAAACCGCCATCGCCACCGTGCACCGCACCGCAGGTATCGATATTGATCAGCCAGATATCACCGATATCGTCCTCGAACTTTCCAAAAAGAGCAGCGACTTCGTCCAGATGTGGAACAGCCACGATGTCAATGTCTCCGACGGCAAGGTCAAGCAGCTCCGACATAGAGACTTCGGTGAGCTTGAGCTTGACTACGAGCTACTTTCAGTTGCGAGCGCGCCAGGACAATTTCTTGTAATCCACAGAAGCATTAAGAACGGCTCTTTCTTCTCGATGGCAGCGTCGCCGAATACGGTGGACAAATAG
- a CDS encoding helix-turn-helix domain-containing protein has translation MDLNNAGVPPLAFAQLLESQALAPDAVVLLRNIMSREGVDEATLIRRDVQAPLRWLREVYPELAVEQATLLGFAFAGQAQLTSFGPLSVPLVSAGSVAEVVELLTYLPLITTAVNPQFHLNDHGLTVVLCGHTSDPALDCLAITYAGSALLRLLDMLVGDAPSATLHLSWPAPVTLNDLDEDVVLAGRLFFDASMSYLRVPADTLDEVCRFSDPLAYRLAVAQLNSALNQRSGATSFSEKVRQLLEKDPGHRSSQWVADELSLSTSTLKRRLSQEGTTFRALRQSCLRESAMMLLLTRLMSASQIATKLGYNDLASFSHAFKRWTGRSPSEFGISQR, from the coding sequence CTCGAGAGCCAGGCACTCGCCCCAGACGCAGTCGTGCTACTTCGCAACATCATGTCTCGCGAAGGAGTCGACGAGGCGACGCTGATCCGGCGCGATGTCCAAGCCCCGCTACGATGGCTTCGCGAGGTCTACCCCGAACTCGCCGTCGAACAGGCAACCCTCCTCGGCTTCGCGTTCGCTGGACAGGCACAGTTGACGTCCTTCGGCCCGTTGAGCGTTCCGCTGGTCAGCGCAGGCTCGGTAGCCGAGGTCGTGGAGTTGCTCACCTATCTGCCGTTGATCACAACGGCTGTCAATCCACAGTTCCATCTAAATGACCACGGCCTCACCGTCGTGCTCTGCGGACACACAAGCGATCCGGCACTGGACTGCCTGGCCATCACATACGCCGGGTCGGCGTTGTTGCGACTGCTGGACATGCTCGTCGGTGACGCGCCGAGCGCCACACTCCACCTGAGTTGGCCAGCGCCCGTCACCCTGAACGATCTCGACGAAGACGTGGTGCTAGCCGGGCGCCTGTTCTTTGACGCATCGATGTCCTACCTTCGCGTTCCCGCCGACACGCTCGATGAGGTGTGCCGGTTCTCCGATCCCCTCGCATATCGACTCGCCGTCGCCCAGCTGAACTCGGCTCTCAACCAGCGGAGCGGAGCCACGTCCTTTTCGGAGAAGGTGAGACAGCTGTTGGAGAAGGATCCCGGACATCGAAGTAGCCAGTGGGTCGCAGACGAACTTTCGTTATCCACAAGCACACTTAAACGGCGGCTCTCCCAAGAGGGGACCACCTTTCGCGCGTTGCGCCAGTCGTGTTTGCGCGAGAGCGCGATGATGCTTTTACTCACCCGATTGATGTCGGCGAGCCAGATCGCCACCAAGCTCGGATACAATGACCTCGCCAGCTTCTCACACGCCTTCAAGCGATGGACTGGCCGCTCTCCGAGCGAGTTTGGGATCTCACAACGCTGA